The Microbacter sp. GSS18 genome has a segment encoding these proteins:
- the polA gene encoding DNA polymerase I, with translation MTDSAKPTLLVVDGHSLAYRAFYALPIDNFSTKDGQHTNGIYGFLAMLVNLIKAEKPTHMAVAFDTSRQSFRTREYAEYKANRSETPAEFKGQIPLLQDCLAAMGITVLQKEDIEADDILATLATQGAERGYEVLVCSGDRDTIQLVDDDITLLYPNVQGVSQLKRYDPDAVVEKYGLPPAQYPDIAALVGETSDNLPGVPKVGEKTAVKWLTQFGTLDELLERSGEIKGVVGGNLREHLDDVRRNRSLNALLRDVELPVGVDDLAVRPMDAQAVRDIFARLEFRTLLPRVFEAAGVDEAMAPAAQTPAVTMPEPAEPDPAALRAFVEGADGDVGLTIVIEGGLPVRLGVATADAAAEAAWGDDVAEALGPWLSSPAPKVVSDAKSHVKALRRAGVRLDGLAFDPIIAGWLVRPSFPDKTLADLVERYLDEKLPEADPSQLVPETEGATPGQLAWFALRVAGALRADLPAKVAGVLTDIELPTLQSLADMELAGVAVSHEKLSGFSGELAQRADGIAQEAFATIGREVNLGSPKQLQEVLFEDLGLPKTRKTKTGYSTDAAVLADLQESSPHPFLDLLLQHREATKLRQIIESLDGSIASDGRIHTTYVQTGSQTGRLSSTDPNLQNIPVRTDESRRIRAAFEVGSGYETLLTADYSQIEMRIMAHLSEDPGLIEAFNSGEDLHRFVGARVFGVNPEDVTPAMRTKVKAMSYGLVYGLSAFGLSKQLRIEQSEAKQLMMEYFARFGAVRDYLRSSVEQARIDGYTETIFGRRRPFPDLGSPNRVLRENAERAALNAPIQGSAADIMKIALFRIHGEFLTAGMDSRVLLQIHDELVVEVAPGEWDAAERIVRERMGGAAELSVPLDVQIGRGGDWDEAAH, from the coding sequence GTGACGGACTCCGCAAAGCCTACCCTCCTGGTCGTCGACGGCCATTCGCTGGCGTATCGGGCGTTCTACGCGCTTCCGATCGACAATTTCTCGACCAAGGACGGCCAGCACACCAACGGCATCTACGGGTTCCTGGCGATGCTCGTGAACCTGATCAAGGCCGAGAAGCCGACGCACATGGCCGTCGCGTTCGACACGTCGCGTCAGTCGTTCCGGACGCGGGAGTACGCCGAGTACAAGGCGAACCGTTCCGAGACCCCGGCCGAGTTCAAAGGGCAGATCCCCCTGCTCCAGGACTGCCTGGCGGCGATGGGCATCACGGTGCTCCAGAAGGAGGACATCGAGGCCGATGACATCCTCGCCACACTCGCGACGCAGGGCGCCGAGCGCGGGTACGAGGTGCTGGTGTGTTCGGGGGACCGCGACACGATCCAACTCGTCGACGACGACATCACGCTGCTCTACCCCAACGTGCAGGGCGTGTCGCAGCTCAAGCGCTACGACCCGGACGCGGTGGTCGAGAAGTACGGGCTCCCGCCCGCGCAGTACCCCGACATCGCGGCGCTCGTCGGCGAGACCAGCGACAACCTGCCGGGCGTGCCCAAGGTCGGCGAGAAGACCGCTGTGAAGTGGCTGACGCAGTTCGGCACGCTCGACGAGCTGCTCGAGCGCTCGGGCGAGATCAAGGGAGTCGTCGGCGGCAACCTTCGCGAGCACCTCGACGACGTGCGCCGCAACCGTTCCCTGAACGCGCTGCTGCGCGACGTCGAGCTGCCGGTGGGCGTGGACGATCTCGCGGTCCGCCCGATGGACGCGCAGGCCGTGCGAGACATCTTCGCGCGCCTCGAGTTCCGCACACTGCTGCCGCGCGTGTTCGAGGCCGCCGGTGTCGACGAGGCGATGGCCCCTGCCGCGCAGACGCCCGCCGTGACCATGCCCGAGCCCGCCGAACCCGACCCTGCCGCGTTGCGCGCGTTCGTCGAGGGCGCCGACGGCGACGTCGGCCTCACGATCGTGATCGAGGGCGGTCTGCCGGTGCGCCTCGGCGTCGCGACGGCGGATGCCGCGGCCGAAGCGGCGTGGGGGGATGACGTCGCCGAAGCCCTCGGTCCCTGGCTGTCCTCGCCCGCACCGAAGGTCGTCAGCGACGCCAAGTCGCACGTGAAGGCCCTGCGACGAGCCGGCGTCCGGCTGGACGGCCTGGCGTTCGACCCGATCATCGCCGGGTGGCTCGTGCGCCCGAGCTTCCCCGACAAGACCCTCGCCGACCTCGTCGAGCGGTACCTCGACGAGAAGCTTCCCGAAGCCGATCCCAGCCAGCTCGTACCCGAGACCGAGGGTGCGACGCCGGGCCAGCTGGCGTGGTTCGCACTGCGCGTGGCCGGCGCCCTGCGCGCCGATCTGCCGGCGAAGGTCGCCGGCGTGCTCACCGACATCGAGCTGCCGACGCTGCAGTCGCTTGCGGACATGGAGCTGGCCGGCGTCGCCGTCTCGCACGAGAAGCTCTCGGGGTTCTCGGGCGAGCTCGCGCAGCGCGCCGACGGCATCGCGCAGGAGGCCTTCGCCACGATCGGCCGCGAGGTGAATCTCGGCTCGCCCAAGCAGCTGCAGGAGGTGCTGTTCGAGGATCTCGGGCTGCCGAAGACGCGCAAGACCAAGACCGGCTACTCGACCGATGCGGCGGTGCTCGCAGACCTGCAGGAGTCGAGCCCGCATCCGTTCCTCGATCTGCTGCTTCAGCACCGGGAAGCGACCAAGCTGCGTCAGATCATCGAGTCACTGGACGGCTCCATCGCATCGGACGGCCGGATCCATACGACATACGTCCAGACCGGCAGCCAGACCGGACGGCTCAGCAGCACCGACCCCAACCTGCAGAACATCCCGGTCCGCACCGACGAGAGCCGCCGCATCCGCGCGGCCTTCGAGGTGGGCTCGGGCTACGAGACGCTGCTGACGGCCGACTACTCGCAGATCGAGATGCGCATCATGGCCCATCTGTCGGAGGATCCGGGCCTCATCGAGGCGTTCAACTCCGGCGAGGACCTGCACCGCTTCGTCGGCGCGCGCGTGTTCGGCGTGAACCCCGAGGACGTCACGCCGGCGATGCGCACGAAGGTCAAGGCGATGTCGTACGGCCTGGTGTACGGCCTGTCGGCGTTCGGGCTGTCCAAGCAGCTGCGCATCGAGCAGTCCGAGGCCAAGCAGCTCATGATGGAGTACTTCGCGCGATTCGGCGCCGTTCGCGACTATCTGCGCTCGTCGGTCGAGCAGGCCCGCATCGACGGCTACACCGAGACGATCTTCGGGCGGCGCCGGCCGTTCCCCGATCTCGGCAGCCCGAACCGCGTGCTGCGCGAGAACGCCGAACGCGCGGCGCTGAACGCCCCCATCCAGGGCAGCGCCGCCGACATCATGAAGATCGCGCTGTTCCGCATCCATGGGGAGTTCCTCACGGCCGGAATGGACTCACGGGTCCTGCTGCAGATCCACGACGAACTGGTCGTCGAGGTCGCGCCGGGGGAGTGGGATGCGGCCGAACGCATCGTCCGCGAGCGCATGGGCGGCGCCGCCGAGCTCTCGGTGCCGCTGGACGTCCAGATCGGGCGCGGCGGCGACTGGGACGAGGCGGCGCACTGA
- a CDS encoding DUF885 domain-containing protein yields MTDSPRTPSQIDTIADAWVDTVADLAPSVATYIGRSEHNGRLEDLSPEGHERVAEEMRRTLAALRGATAVDAVDEVTKTDLTRDLELALELHESKWDLRDVNVIASPAQDLRGVFDLMPTDTAEDWAVIATRLGAVPAALDGYVETLRSGIAAGIVPARRQVLEVITQIERYTASSGFFAEFAGNAAPKEGQLPAALARDLSDRANAVRVAYERLADIMRTELAPAAAEEDAVGRDLYALHSRRFLGAAVDLDETYEWGLEELARMVAEQEAIANEIKPGASVEEAVAFLEADPSRKLHGTDALRTWMQETSDRAIEELGRTHFDIPEPIRRLECMIAPTQEGGIYYTGPTDDFSRPGRMWWSVPEGVTEFDTWRELTTVYHEGVPGHHLQIAQAVYNRAELNSWRRLLAGTSGHAEGWALYAERLMEQLGYLEDPADRLGMLDGQRMRAARVVLDLGVHLGKPRPDGKGTWDADYALEFMRANVNMPDAFVRFEVNRYLGWPGQAPSYKVGQRIWEQLRDEVAEREGADFSIKAFHKRALDLGSVGLDTLRAALAG; encoded by the coding sequence ATGACCGATTCCCCCCGCACTCCGTCGCAGATCGACACGATCGCCGACGCTTGGGTCGACACCGTCGCCGACCTGGCGCCGTCGGTGGCGACCTACATCGGCCGCTCCGAGCACAACGGACGACTCGAAGACCTCTCGCCCGAGGGACACGAGCGCGTTGCCGAGGAGATGCGCCGCACCCTCGCCGCCCTCCGCGGCGCCACCGCGGTCGACGCGGTCGACGAGGTCACCAAGACGGATTTGACGCGCGACCTCGAGCTCGCCCTCGAGCTGCACGAGTCGAAGTGGGACCTGCGCGACGTCAACGTCATCGCGAGCCCCGCCCAGGACCTTCGCGGCGTGTTCGATCTGATGCCCACGGACACCGCCGAGGACTGGGCCGTCATCGCGACCCGCCTGGGCGCTGTGCCGGCCGCCCTCGACGGGTACGTCGAGACGCTGCGCTCCGGCATCGCCGCCGGGATCGTGCCCGCGCGCCGTCAGGTGCTCGAGGTCATCACCCAGATCGAGCGCTACACCGCCTCGTCGGGCTTCTTCGCGGAGTTCGCCGGCAACGCCGCGCCGAAAGAGGGGCAGCTGCCCGCCGCTCTCGCGCGCGACCTCTCCGACCGGGCCAACGCGGTGCGGGTCGCCTACGAACGTCTCGCCGACATCATGCGCACCGAGCTCGCCCCCGCGGCGGCCGAGGAGGACGCCGTCGGGCGCGACCTCTATGCGCTGCACTCCCGACGCTTCCTCGGCGCCGCGGTCGACCTCGACGAGACCTACGAGTGGGGCCTCGAGGAGCTCGCGCGCATGGTCGCCGAGCAGGAGGCGATCGCGAACGAGATCAAGCCGGGTGCGTCGGTCGAAGAGGCGGTCGCCTTCCTCGAGGCCGACCCGTCGCGCAAGCTCCACGGCACCGATGCCCTGAGGACGTGGATGCAGGAGACGAGCGACCGCGCGATCGAAGAGCTCGGCCGCACGCACTTCGACATCCCCGAGCCGATCCGCCGGCTCGAGTGCATGATCGCCCCCACGCAGGAAGGCGGCATCTACTACACCGGTCCGACGGACGACTTCTCGCGCCCCGGCCGCATGTGGTGGTCGGTGCCCGAGGGCGTGACCGAGTTCGACACGTGGCGCGAGCTGACGACGGTGTATCACGAGGGCGTTCCCGGCCATCACCTGCAGATCGCGCAGGCGGTGTACAACCGCGCCGAGCTGAACTCGTGGCGCCGGCTGCTCGCCGGCACGAGCGGCCACGCCGAGGGGTGGGCCCTGTATGCCGAGCGCCTCATGGAGCAGCTCGGCTACCTGGAGGACCCGGCTGACCGCCTGGGCATGCTCGACGGCCAGCGCATGCGCGCGGCCCGTGTCGTGCTCGATCTCGGCGTGCACCTGGGCAAGCCGCGTCCGGACGGCAAGGGGACGTGGGATGCCGACTACGCGCTGGAGTTCATGCGCGCCAACGTCAACATGCCCGATGCGTTCGTGCGGTTCGAGGTCAACCGCTATCTCGGCTGGCCGGGACAGGCGCCGAGCTACAAGGTGGGCCAGCGCATCTGGGAGCAGCTGCGCGATGAGGTCGCCGAGCGCGAAGGCGCCGACTTCTCGATCAAGGCGTTCCACAAGCGTGCGCTCGACCTCGGCAGCGTCGGCCTCGACACGCTGCGCGCGGCGCTGGCAGGCTGA
- a CDS encoding phosphoribosyltransferase family protein, giving the protein MALFADRRAAGDDLASALTSWRGSDAVVFGIPRGGVVVAARVAAALGLPLDVVVVRKLGAPAHEEYAVGAIAAGVRVVDDRAAGGVSQSDLAAVEESERKELARRSTAFPRRVADLAGRTALVVDDGIATGATATAACLALRAEGASRIVLASPVAPAAWSPPPGAVDEYVCPHPIADFWAVGQFYDDFTQTKDEEVIGLLSDDLPA; this is encoded by the coding sequence ATGGCGCTGTTCGCCGACCGGCGGGCCGCCGGGGACGACCTCGCCTCGGCGCTGACGTCGTGGCGCGGGTCCGACGCCGTGGTGTTCGGCATCCCCCGCGGCGGGGTGGTCGTCGCCGCGCGCGTCGCCGCCGCGCTCGGGCTGCCGCTCGATGTCGTCGTCGTGCGCAAGCTCGGCGCACCGGCGCACGAGGAGTACGCCGTCGGAGCCATCGCCGCGGGAGTCCGGGTCGTCGACGACCGGGCTGCCGGCGGTGTGAGCCAGAGCGACCTCGCCGCCGTCGAGGAAAGCGAGCGAAAGGAGCTCGCCCGACGGAGCACGGCGTTCCCGCGCCGCGTGGCCGATCTCGCCGGCCGCACCGCGCTCGTCGTGGACGACGGGATCGCGACCGGCGCCACCGCCACGGCGGCGTGCCTGGCGCTGCGCGCGGAGGGTGCGTCGCGCATCGTGCTCGCCTCCCCCGTCGCCCCCGCGGCATGGAGTCCGCCACCGGGCGCGGTCGATGAGTACGTGTGCCCGCATCCGATCGCCGATTTCTGGGCGGTCGGGCAGTTCTACGACGACTTCACCCAGACGAAGGACGAGGAGGTCATCGGACTGCTGTCCGACGACCTCCCCGCGTGA
- a CDS encoding DEAD/DEAH box helicase, protein MPSSLAPRAQALDALRSLVGADEVDFHDGQFEAIEALVEDRRRALVVQRTGWGKSAVYFVATLLLRRRGAGPTVLVSPLLALMRDQIAAARRAGVRAVAINSTNSHEWTDVISRLDRDEVDVLLVSPERLNNPSFRDEQLPQLVTRIGLLVVDEAHCISDWGHDFRPDYRRLRDLIARIPAGVPVLATTATANSRVVADVAEQLGGFEGEASEVVIIRGPLARTSLRLGVLRLRDAPGRLAWLISHLDDLPGSGIIYTLTVAAANDIARLLRESGFDVRAYTGQTDPDEREESEALLKENRVKALVATSALGMGFDKPDLGFIVHVGAPSSPVSYYQQVGRAGRATASADVLLLPGVEDRDIWHYFATASMPDRERAERVITALAASDAPLSTPALEAAVDIRRTPLELLLKVLDVDGAVARVRGGWVATGRSWTYDEDRYERIAAERTAEQQHMIDYEQTRGCRMEFLQRSLDDDTAAPCGRCDNCAGPWFPTAIGQDATEAASTALDRVGVPIEPRRQWPTGADRLGVSVRGRIPADEQADEGRCLARLSDLGWGGALREIFAAGAADEPVSANVLAACVRVLADWGWAERPVAVIAMPSRARPQLVGSVARGIAEVGRMPLLGSLDLVDGGPTGRPGGNSAFRLAGVWGRIGAANIDVPTGPVLLVDDLVDSRWTMTVATRELRRAGATRVLPFALAMRG, encoded by the coding sequence ATGCCGTCGTCGCTCGCCCCCCGCGCCCAAGCCCTCGACGCTCTGCGATCCCTCGTCGGCGCCGACGAGGTCGACTTCCACGACGGACAGTTCGAGGCGATCGAGGCGCTCGTCGAGGACCGGCGGCGGGCTCTCGTGGTGCAGCGCACGGGGTGGGGGAAGTCGGCCGTCTACTTCGTCGCGACGCTTCTGCTCCGCCGACGCGGTGCCGGGCCCACCGTTCTCGTCTCGCCGCTGCTGGCCCTCATGCGCGATCAGATCGCCGCCGCGCGGCGAGCCGGGGTGCGGGCGGTCGCGATCAACTCCACCAATTCGCACGAGTGGACCGACGTGATATCCCGACTCGACCGCGATGAGGTCGACGTGCTGCTGGTGTCTCCCGAACGGCTCAACAATCCGTCCTTCCGCGATGAGCAGCTGCCGCAGCTCGTCACGAGGATCGGGCTGCTCGTCGTCGACGAGGCGCACTGCATCAGCGACTGGGGGCACGACTTCCGTCCCGACTACCGACGCCTTCGCGACCTGATCGCGCGCATACCCGCCGGGGTTCCGGTGCTCGCGACGACCGCGACCGCGAACAGCCGGGTGGTCGCGGATGTCGCCGAGCAGCTGGGCGGGTTCGAGGGCGAGGCTTCCGAGGTCGTGATCATCCGGGGGCCGCTCGCGCGCACCTCGCTCCGGCTCGGCGTCCTGCGGCTGCGCGATGCGCCCGGCCGGCTGGCCTGGCTCATCAGCCACCTCGACGACCTGCCCGGTTCGGGCATCATCTACACCCTCACCGTCGCCGCCGCGAACGACATCGCACGGCTCCTGCGAGAGAGCGGGTTCGACGTGCGGGCGTACACGGGCCAGACAGACCCCGACGAGCGCGAAGAGTCCGAGGCGCTTCTCAAGGAGAACCGGGTCAAGGCGCTCGTCGCGACCAGCGCACTCGGGATGGGTTTCGACAAGCCCGACCTCGGCTTCATCGTCCACGTCGGTGCGCCCTCGTCGCCCGTGTCGTACTACCAGCAGGTCGGGCGCGCGGGACGTGCCACCGCCTCGGCCGACGTGCTCCTGCTCCCGGGCGTCGAGGATCGAGACATCTGGCACTATTTCGCCACCGCATCGATGCCCGACCGGGAGCGCGCCGAGCGCGTGATCACCGCACTGGCGGCCTCCGACGCGCCGCTGTCGACGCCCGCGCTCGAGGCGGCCGTCGACATCCGTCGCACTCCCCTGGAGCTGCTGCTGAAGGTGCTGGACGTCGACGGAGCGGTCGCCCGCGTGCGGGGCGGCTGGGTCGCGACGGGGCGGTCCTGGACCTACGACGAAGACCGCTACGAGCGGATCGCCGCCGAGCGCACCGCCGAACAGCAGCACATGATCGACTACGAGCAGACGCGCGGGTGCCGTATGGAGTTCCTTCAGCGCTCCCTCGACGACGACACGGCGGCGCCGTGCGGGCGGTGCGACAACTGCGCGGGTCCCTGGTTCCCGACCGCCATCGGCCAGGACGCGACGGAGGCGGCATCCACCGCTCTCGATCGCGTCGGCGTGCCCATCGAACCGAGACGTCAATGGCCGACCGGTGCGGACCGGCTCGGTGTGAGCGTGCGGGGCCGCATCCCCGCCGACGAGCAGGCGGACGAGGGCCGGTGCCTCGCACGGCTCAGCGATCTCGGATGGGGAGGAGCCCTGCGCGAGATCTTCGCGGCGGGCGCCGCGGACGAACCCGTCTCGGCGAATGTCCTCGCCGCATGTGTCCGCGTACTCGCCGACTGGGGGTGGGCCGAGCGTCCCGTCGCGGTCATCGCGATGCCTTCGCGGGCGAGGCCGCAGCTGGTCGGCAGCGTTGCGCGCGGCATCGCCGAGGTCGGGCGGATGCCGCTGCTCGGCAGCCTCGACCTCGTGGATGGTGGACCGACCGGACGCCCCGGCGGCAACAGCGCCTTCCGGCTCGCCGGCGTATGGGGGCGGATCGGCGCCGCGAACATCGATGTCCCGACCGGTCCCGTCCTGCTGGTCGACGACCTCGTCGACAGCAGGTGGACGATGACGGTCGCCACGCGCGAACTCAGACGAGCTGGTGCGACCCGCGTCCTGCCGTTCGCCCTCGCGATGCGCGGGTGA